A single genomic interval of Ovis aries strain OAR_USU_Benz2616 breed Rambouillet chromosome 9, ARS-UI_Ramb_v3.0, whole genome shotgun sequence harbors:
- the NPBWR1 gene encoding neuropeptides B/W receptor type 1 — MHNASYWGPERANTSCPAPAPTLVCPNASGPPQPLPPPLAVAVPVVYAVICAVGLAGNSAVLFVLLRAPRRKTVTNLFILNLAVADELFTLVLPVNIADFLLQRWPFGELLCKLVVAVDQYNTFSSLYFLTVMSADRYLVVLATAESRRVAGRTYGAARAVSLAVWGVATLVVLPFAVFARLDEEQGRRQCVLVFPQPEALWWRASRLYTLVLGFAIPVSTICVLYTSLLCRLRAIRLDSHAKALDRAKKRVTVLVVAILAVCLLCWTPYHLSTVVALTTDLPQTPLVIAVSYFITSLSYANSCLNPFLYAFLDDSFRRSLRQLLACRAAS, encoded by the coding sequence ATGCACAACGCGTCGTACTGGGGGCCGGAGCGCGCCAACACGTCGTGCCCCGCGCCGGCACCCACGCTCGTCTGCCCCAACGCGTCCGGGCCGCCgcagccgctgccgccgccgctggCCGTGGCCGTGCCCGTTGTGTACGCGGTGATCTGCGCGGTGGGACTGGCGGGCAACTCGGCGGTGCTGTTCGTGCTCCTGCGGGCGCCGCGCAGGAAGACCGTCACCAACCTGTTCATCCTCAACCTGGCCGTGGCCGACGAGCTCTTCACGCTCGTGCTGCCTGTCAACATCGCTGACTTTCTGCTGCAGCGCTGGCCCTTCGGGGAACTCCTTTGCAAGCTCGTCGTGGCCGTCGACCAGTACAACACCTTCTCCAGCCTCTATTTCCTCACGGTCATGAGCGCCGACCGCTACCTGGTGGTGCTGGCCACCGCCGAGTCGCGCCGGGTGGCCGGCCGCACGTACGGCGCCGCGCGCGCGGTGAGCCTGGCCGTCTGGGGGGTCGCGACGCTGGTGGTGCTGCCCTTCGCGGTGTTCGCGCGGCTCGACGAGGAGCAGGGCCGGCGCCAGTGCGTGCTGGTCTTCCCGCAGCCCGAGGCCTTGTGGTGGCGCGCGAGCCGCCTATACACGCTGGTGCTCGGCTTCGCCATCCCAGTGTCCACCATCTGCGTCCTCTACACCTCGCTGCTGTGCCGGCTGCGCGCCATTCGCCTCGATAGCCACGCCAAGGCCCTGGACCGCGCCAAGAAGCGGGTGACCGTCCTGGTAGTGGCCATTCTGGCCGTGTGCCTCCTCTGCTGGACGCCCTACCACCTGAGCACCGTGGTGGCGCTCACCACCGACCTCCCGCAGACGCCGCTGGTCATCGCCGTGTCCTACTTCATCACCAGCCTGAGCTACGCCAACAGCTGCCTCAACCCTTTCCTCTACGCCTTCCTGGACGACAGCTTCCGCCGGAGCCTCCGCCAGCTGCTGGCATGCCGCGCCGCCTCCTGA